The following are encoded in a window of Anas platyrhynchos isolate ZD024472 breed Pekin duck chromosome 30, IASCAAS_PekinDuck_T2T, whole genome shotgun sequence genomic DNA:
- the LOC119714824 gene encoding coiled-coil domain-containing protein 81-like isoform X3: protein MEGCWRVTIASDMVSQFPVLLNLSPKETEAIWDAVSEQILEALKRDKAVQVAGLGTFAVLQEQFHVKQKRLLIRKPFFQLDVDEGWLEDMYCPPEILPGPCLECCKQLGLAVALRMLLLLGDDVEVEQLNYLQLARATSFPLYVEQECVQETIILYCCLLKNKEHVPFAFRDVGVLTCEDDFLCMKFYPDCVKRLESAEDLIAMLHSRMWPAHPTALSGETTARAIQMFPRRITASKLQRVGGQPSSSPCHFFAGFHLTVRTRPEAKVWFASQQQAAGECRMRGVSLCHPGKLLQRRKLSLPTVRSWEPGTRQQDLEKKPSTSVLPPCPGSSPRTKKTDRQEAAPQAKSTSTALPTPEASRRLVQEVWNLSSQWDQTKSSWPLYQKRIKQARAEMAAWGAWSQGEDRETPQVTRQHDWIPHPPAQPRSKEVVRRWRKVQIPAPEEEWRAAAKLESLQPDHLSPRALQVLKRSEPHRSQQRVFRSAAEEKRLRQEQQQQRLPCARCWYRNGGEGAGNAEGSSGALSKGAGKLSRFPPLNGK, encoded by the exons atggagggctgctggagggtgacCATCGCCTCTGATATGGTTTCCCAGTTCCCAGTGCTCCTGAATCTCTCCCCCAAAG AGACTGAGGCTATCTGGGATGCTGTATCCGAGCAAATTCTGGAAGCGCTGAAGCGGGATAAG GCTGTTCAGGTTGCGGGACTCGGGACCTTTGCTGTTCTCCAAGAGCAATTCCACGTCAAGCAAAAGCGGCTCTTGATTCGCAAACCCTTCTTCCAGCTGGACGTTGATGAGGGGTGGCTGGAGGACATGTACTGTCCCCCTGAGATCCTCCCTG GCCCTTGTTTGGAATGCTGCAAGCAACTTGGGCTTGCTGTGGCGCTGAGGATGTTGCTTCTCCTTGGAGATGACGTCGAGGTCGAGCAGCTGAACTACCTGCAGCTAGCGCGAGCCACCTCCTTCCCACTGTACGTGGAGCAGGAGTGTGTGCAAGAGACCATCATCTTGTACTGTTGCCTCCTGAAGAACAAGGAGCACGTCCCCTTTGCCTTCAGGGACGTCGGTGTTTTGACGTGCGAGGATGATTTCCTGTGCATGAAGTTTTATCCGGACTGTGTTAAACGTCTGGAGAGCGCTGAGGACCTCATTGCAATGCTCCACAGT AGAATGTGGCCGGCACACCCGACTGCCTTGAGTGGAGAGACCACCGCTCGTGCGATCCAGATGTTCCCAAG GAGGATTACTGCCAGCAAGCTGCAACGGGTAGGAGGCCAGCCTTCTTCAAGCCCGTGTCATTTCTTTGCCGGGTTTCATCTGACTGTGAGGACAAGGCCAGAGGCCAAAGTGTGGTTCGCCTCgcagcagcaagctgcaggaGAGTGCAGGATGAGAGGAG TTTCATTGTGCCATCCTGGCAAGCTGCTGCAGAGGCGGAAGCTTTCCCTCCCCACGGTGAGAAGCTGGGAGCCAGGCACGAGGCAGCAAGATCTGGAGAAGAAGCCTTCCACCAG TGTGCTCCCCCCGTGTCCAGGCAGCTCCCCCAGGACAAAGAAGACAGACAGGCAggaagcagctcctcaagcCAAGTCCACCAGCACTGCGCTCCCTACTCCCGAAGCCTCTCGGAGATTGGTGCAG gagGTCTGGAACCTGTCCTCGCAGTGGGACCAAACAAAGAGCTCATGGCCCTTGTACCAAAAGCGAATAAAGCAAGCCCGGGCAGAAATGGCTGCTTGGGGAGCCTGGTCTCAGGGGGAGGACCGAGAGACACCTCAG GTCACCAGGCAACATGATTGGATTCCccatcccccagcccagcccaggagcAAGGAGGTCgtgaggaggtggaggaaggttCAGATCCCTGCCCCAGAAGAGGAGTGGAGAGCGGCAGCCAAGCTGGAGAGCCTCCAGCCTGA CCACCTTTCCCCACGAGCACTGCAAGTTTTGAAAAGGTCGGAGCCGCATCGCAGTCAACAAAGGGTGTTCAGAAGTGCTGCGGAGGAAAAGCGGCTGCggcaagagcagcagcagcagcggctccCCTG CGCTAGATGCTGGTACCGCAAcggaggggaaggtgctgggaatgctgaaggcagcagcgGAGCTCTGAGCAAAGGGGCTGGGAAGCTCTCCCGCTTTCCACCcctgaatggaaaataa
- the LOC119714824 gene encoding uncharacterized protein isoform X2: MPACVLAWVRCLPRGGELAGLEPDLAFPCFPETEAIWDAVSEQILEALKRDKAVQVAGLGTFAVLQEQFHVKQKRLLIRKPFFQLDVDEGWLEDMYCPPEILPGPCLECCKQLGLAVALRMLLLLGDDVEVEQLNYLQLARATSFPLYVEQECVQETIILYCCLLKNKEHVPFAFRDVGVLTCEDDFLCMKFYPDCVKRLESAEDLIAMLHSRMWPAHPTALSGETTARAIQMFPRRITASKLQRVGGQPSSSPCHFFAGFHLTVRTRPEAKVWFASQQQAAGECRMRGVSLCHPGKLLQRRKLSLPTVRSWEPGTRQQDLEKKPSTSVLPPCPGSSPRTKKTDRQEAAPQAKSTSTALPTPEASRRLVQEVWNLSSQWDQTKSSWPLYQKRIKQARAEMAAWGAWSQGEDRETPQVTRQHDWIPHPPAQPRSKEVVRRWRKVQIPAPEEEWRAAAKLESLQPDHLSPRALQVLKRSEPHRSQQRVFRSAAEEKRLRQEQQQQRLPCARCWYRNGGEGAGNAEGSSGALSKGAGKLSRFPPLNGK, translated from the exons ATGCCTGCATGTGTCCTCGCCTGGGTGAGGTGCTTGCCAAGAGGTGGTGAGCTGGCTGGCCTGGAGCCTGACCTGGCTTTTCCTTGCTTCCCAGAGACTGAGGCTATCTGGGATGCTGTATCCGAGCAAATTCTGGAAGCGCTGAAGCGGGATAAG GCTGTTCAGGTTGCGGGACTCGGGACCTTTGCTGTTCTCCAAGAGCAATTCCACGTCAAGCAAAAGCGGCTCTTGATTCGCAAACCCTTCTTCCAGCTGGACGTTGATGAGGGGTGGCTGGAGGACATGTACTGTCCCCCTGAGATCCTCCCTG GCCCTTGTTTGGAATGCTGCAAGCAACTTGGGCTTGCTGTGGCGCTGAGGATGTTGCTTCTCCTTGGAGATGACGTCGAGGTCGAGCAGCTGAACTACCTGCAGCTAGCGCGAGCCACCTCCTTCCCACTGTACGTGGAGCAGGAGTGTGTGCAAGAGACCATCATCTTGTACTGTTGCCTCCTGAAGAACAAGGAGCACGTCCCCTTTGCCTTCAGGGACGTCGGTGTTTTGACGTGCGAGGATGATTTCCTGTGCATGAAGTTTTATCCGGACTGTGTTAAACGTCTGGAGAGCGCTGAGGACCTCATTGCAATGCTCCACAGT AGAATGTGGCCGGCACACCCGACTGCCTTGAGTGGAGAGACCACCGCTCGTGCGATCCAGATGTTCCCAAG GAGGATTACTGCCAGCAAGCTGCAACGGGTAGGAGGCCAGCCTTCTTCAAGCCCGTGTCATTTCTTTGCCGGGTTTCATCTGACTGTGAGGACAAGGCCAGAGGCCAAAGTGTGGTTCGCCTCgcagcagcaagctgcaggaGAGTGCAGGATGAGAGGAG TTTCATTGTGCCATCCTGGCAAGCTGCTGCAGAGGCGGAAGCTTTCCCTCCCCACGGTGAGAAGCTGGGAGCCAGGCACGAGGCAGCAAGATCTGGAGAAGAAGCCTTCCACCAG TGTGCTCCCCCCGTGTCCAGGCAGCTCCCCCAGGACAAAGAAGACAGACAGGCAggaagcagctcctcaagcCAAGTCCACCAGCACTGCGCTCCCTACTCCCGAAGCCTCTCGGAGATTGGTGCAG gagGTCTGGAACCTGTCCTCGCAGTGGGACCAAACAAAGAGCTCATGGCCCTTGTACCAAAAGCGAATAAAGCAAGCCCGGGCAGAAATGGCTGCTTGGGGAGCCTGGTCTCAGGGGGAGGACCGAGAGACACCTCAG GTCACCAGGCAACATGATTGGATTCCccatcccccagcccagcccaggagcAAGGAGGTCgtgaggaggtggaggaaggttCAGATCCCTGCCCCAGAAGAGGAGTGGAGAGCGGCAGCCAAGCTGGAGAGCCTCCAGCCTGA CCACCTTTCCCCACGAGCACTGCAAGTTTTGAAAAGGTCGGAGCCGCATCGCAGTCAACAAAGGGTGTTCAGAAGTGCTGCGGAGGAAAAGCGGCTGCggcaagagcagcagcagcagcggctccCCTG CGCTAGATGCTGGTACCGCAAcggaggggaaggtgctgggaatgctgaaggcagcagcgGAGCTCTGAGCAAAGGGGCTGGGAAGCTCTCCCGCTTTCCACCcctgaatggaaaataa
- the LOC139999924 gene encoding uncharacterized protein: MLLLLGDDVEVEPLNYLQLARATSFPLYVEQECVQETIILYCCLLKNKEHVPFAFRDVGVLTCEDDFLCMKFYPDCVKRLESAEDLIAMLHSRMWPAHPTALSGETTARAIQMFPRRITASKLQRVGGQPSSSPCHFFAGFHLTVRTRPEAKVWFASQQQAAGECRMRGVSLCHPGKLLQRRKLSLPTVRSWEPGTRQQDLEKKPSTSVLPPCPGSSPRTKKTDRQEAAPQAKSTSTALPTPEASRRLVQEVWNLSSQWDQTKSSWPLYQKRIQQARAEMAAWGAWSQGEDRETPQVTRQHDWIPHPPAQPRSKEVVRRWRKVQIPAAEEEWRAAAKLESLQPDHLSPRALQVLKRSEPHRSQQRVFRSAAEEKRLRQEQQRLPCARCWYRNGGEGAGNAEGSSGALSKGAGKLSRFPPLNGK; encoded by the exons ATGTTGCTTCTCCTTGGAGATGACGTCGAGGTCGAGCCGCTGAACTACCTGCAGCTAGCGCGAGCCACCTCCTTCCCACTGTACGTGGAGCAGGAGTGTGTGCAAGAGACCATCATCTTGTACTGTTGCCTCCTGAAGAACAAGGAGCACGTCCCCTTTGCCTTCAGGGACGTCGGTGTTTTGACGTGCGAGGATGATTTCCTGTGCATGAAGTTTTATCCGGACTGTGTTAAACGTCTGGAGAGCGCTGAGGACCTCATTGCAATGCTCCACAGT AGAATGTGGCCGGCACACCCGACTGCCTTGAGTGGAGAGACCACCGCTCGTGCGATCCAGATGTTCCCAAG GAGGATTACTGCCAGCAAGCTGCAACGGGTAGGAGGCCAGCCTTCTTCAAGCCCGTGTCATTTCTTTGCCGGGTTTCATCTGACTGTGAGGACAAGGCCAGAGGCCAAAGTGTGGTTCGCCTCgcagcagcaagctgcaggaGAGTGCAGGATGAGAGGAG TTTCATTGTGCCATCCTGGCAAGCTGCTGCAGAGGCGGAAGCTTTCCCTCCCCACGGTGAGAAGCTGGGAGCCAGGCACGAGGCAGCAAGATCTGGAGAAGAAGCCTTCCACCAG TGTGCTCCCCCCGTGTCCAGGCAGCTCCCCCAGGACAAAGAAGACAGACAGGCAggaagcagctcctcaagcCAAGTCCACCAGCACTGCGCTCCCTACTCCCGAAGCCTCTCGGAGATTGGTGCAG gagGTCTGGAACCTGTCCTCGCAGTGGGACCAAACAAAGAGCTCATGGCCCTTGTACCAAAAGCGAATACAGCAAGCCCGGGCAGAAATGGCTGCTTGGGGAGCCTGGTCTCAGGGGGAGGACCGAGAGACACCTCAG GTCACCAGGCAACATGATTGGATTCCccatcccccagcccagcccaggagcAAGGAGGTCgtgaggaggtggaggaaggttCAGATCCCTGCCGCAGAAGAGGAGTGGAGAGCGGCAGCCAAGCTGGAGAGCCTCCAGCCTGA CCACCTTTCCCCACGAGCACTGCAAGTTTTGAAAAGGTCGGAGCCGCATCGCAGTCAACAAAGGGTGTTCAGAAGTGCTGCGGAGGAAAAGCGGCTGCGGCAAGAGCAGCAGCGGCTCCCCTG CGCTAGATGCTGGTACCGCAAcggaggggaaggtgctgggaatgctgaaggcagcagcgGAGCTCTGAGCAAAGGGGCTGGGAAGCTCTCCCGCTTTCCACCcctgaatggaaaataa
- the LOC119714824 gene encoding uncharacterized protein isoform X1: MSQECPHGVFQGGSRMPACVLAWVRCLPRGGELAGLEPDLAFPCFPETEAIWDAVSEQILEALKRDKAVQVAGLGTFAVLQEQFHVKQKRLLIRKPFFQLDVDEGWLEDMYCPPEILPGPCLECCKQLGLAVALRMLLLLGDDVEVEQLNYLQLARATSFPLYVEQECVQETIILYCCLLKNKEHVPFAFRDVGVLTCEDDFLCMKFYPDCVKRLESAEDLIAMLHSRMWPAHPTALSGETTARAIQMFPRRITASKLQRVGGQPSSSPCHFFAGFHLTVRTRPEAKVWFASQQQAAGECRMRGVSLCHPGKLLQRRKLSLPTVRSWEPGTRQQDLEKKPSTSVLPPCPGSSPRTKKTDRQEAAPQAKSTSTALPTPEASRRLVQEVWNLSSQWDQTKSSWPLYQKRIKQARAEMAAWGAWSQGEDRETPQVTRQHDWIPHPPAQPRSKEVVRRWRKVQIPAPEEEWRAAAKLESLQPDHLSPRALQVLKRSEPHRSQQRVFRSAAEEKRLRQEQQQQRLPCARCWYRNGGEGAGNAEGSSGALSKGAGKLSRFPPLNGK, from the exons ATGTCCCAGGAATGCCCGCATGGTGTTTTTCAGGGGGGCTCGCGTATGCCTGCATGTGTCCTCGCCTGGGTGAGGTGCTTGCCAAGAGGTGGTGAGCTGGCTGGCCTGGAGCCTGACCTGGCTTTTCCTTGCTTCCCAGAGACTGAGGCTATCTGGGATGCTGTATCCGAGCAAATTCTGGAAGCGCTGAAGCGGGATAAG GCTGTTCAGGTTGCGGGACTCGGGACCTTTGCTGTTCTCCAAGAGCAATTCCACGTCAAGCAAAAGCGGCTCTTGATTCGCAAACCCTTCTTCCAGCTGGACGTTGATGAGGGGTGGCTGGAGGACATGTACTGTCCCCCTGAGATCCTCCCTG GCCCTTGTTTGGAATGCTGCAAGCAACTTGGGCTTGCTGTGGCGCTGAGGATGTTGCTTCTCCTTGGAGATGACGTCGAGGTCGAGCAGCTGAACTACCTGCAGCTAGCGCGAGCCACCTCCTTCCCACTGTACGTGGAGCAGGAGTGTGTGCAAGAGACCATCATCTTGTACTGTTGCCTCCTGAAGAACAAGGAGCACGTCCCCTTTGCCTTCAGGGACGTCGGTGTTTTGACGTGCGAGGATGATTTCCTGTGCATGAAGTTTTATCCGGACTGTGTTAAACGTCTGGAGAGCGCTGAGGACCTCATTGCAATGCTCCACAGT AGAATGTGGCCGGCACACCCGACTGCCTTGAGTGGAGAGACCACCGCTCGTGCGATCCAGATGTTCCCAAG GAGGATTACTGCCAGCAAGCTGCAACGGGTAGGAGGCCAGCCTTCTTCAAGCCCGTGTCATTTCTTTGCCGGGTTTCATCTGACTGTGAGGACAAGGCCAGAGGCCAAAGTGTGGTTCGCCTCgcagcagcaagctgcaggaGAGTGCAGGATGAGAGGAG TTTCATTGTGCCATCCTGGCAAGCTGCTGCAGAGGCGGAAGCTTTCCCTCCCCACGGTGAGAAGCTGGGAGCCAGGCACGAGGCAGCAAGATCTGGAGAAGAAGCCTTCCACCAG TGTGCTCCCCCCGTGTCCAGGCAGCTCCCCCAGGACAAAGAAGACAGACAGGCAggaagcagctcctcaagcCAAGTCCACCAGCACTGCGCTCCCTACTCCCGAAGCCTCTCGGAGATTGGTGCAG gagGTCTGGAACCTGTCCTCGCAGTGGGACCAAACAAAGAGCTCATGGCCCTTGTACCAAAAGCGAATAAAGCAAGCCCGGGCAGAAATGGCTGCTTGGGGAGCCTGGTCTCAGGGGGAGGACCGAGAGACACCTCAG GTCACCAGGCAACATGATTGGATTCCccatcccccagcccagcccaggagcAAGGAGGTCgtgaggaggtggaggaaggttCAGATCCCTGCCCCAGAAGAGGAGTGGAGAGCGGCAGCCAAGCTGGAGAGCCTCCAGCCTGA CCACCTTTCCCCACGAGCACTGCAAGTTTTGAAAAGGTCGGAGCCGCATCGCAGTCAACAAAGGGTGTTCAGAAGTGCTGCGGAGGAAAAGCGGCTGCggcaagagcagcagcagcagcggctccCCTG CGCTAGATGCTGGTACCGCAAcggaggggaaggtgctgggaatgctgaaggcagcagcgGAGCTCTGAGCAAAGGGGCTGGGAAGCTCTCCCGCTTTCCACCcctgaatggaaaataa